From Aurantimicrobium sp. INA4, one genomic window encodes:
- the rapZ gene encoding RNase adapter RapZ codes for MPELSRNKQEVLIVTGMSGAGRSTVANALEDLDWYVVDNLPPQMLRPLVELADKAGENLPKIAAVVDVRGRDFFENLQEIIQSMPAETVVRVLFLDATDASLVRRFESVRRPHPLQGEGTIIDGITAERSRMTALREFSDIVIDTSDLNIHQLSTLITEQFAQEETAGVRVNLMSFGFKYGTPSDADLIADGRFLPNPFWIPELRGNTGMDKDVSDYVLSQPGAREFVEAYSAALAPVLAGYQRENKRHATIAIGCTGGKHRSVALTEELAKHLEKLPGVVVRVKHRDFGRE; via the coding sequence ATGCCTGAACTATCCCGCAATAAGCAGGAAGTTCTCATCGTCACCGGAATGTCTGGCGCAGGTCGTTCTACTGTGGCAAATGCCCTTGAAGACCTTGATTGGTACGTTGTCGATAACTTGCCACCGCAGATGCTACGTCCACTGGTTGAACTCGCAGACAAAGCTGGTGAAAACCTTCCCAAGATTGCCGCAGTGGTGGATGTCCGTGGCCGTGATTTCTTTGAAAATCTGCAAGAAATCATTCAGTCCATGCCTGCAGAAACGGTCGTCCGAGTCTTATTCCTGGACGCTACCGATGCGTCCCTCGTCCGACGTTTTGAGTCTGTACGTCGGCCACACCCTCTGCAGGGTGAAGGCACGATCATCGATGGCATCACAGCAGAGCGTTCCCGGATGACAGCATTGCGTGAGTTCAGCGACATCGTCATTGACACCAGTGATTTGAACATCCACCAGCTCTCCACCCTCATCACTGAACAGTTTGCGCAAGAAGAAACTGCCGGGGTTCGAGTGAATCTGATGAGTTTCGGATTCAAATATGGCACCCCATCAGATGCTGACCTCATTGCCGATGGCAGATTCTTGCCCAATCCATTTTGGATTCCTGAACTGCGGGGAAATACCGGCATGGATAAGGACGTATCGGACTATGTCTTGAGTCAGCCTGGCGCTCGCGAGTTCGTTGAAGCCTATTCTGCTGCTCTAGCACCCGTTTTAGCGGGCTATCAGCGAGAGAACAAACGCCACGCCACGATAGCTATTGGCTGCACTGGTGGCAAACACCGTTCGGTTGCGTTGACCGAAGAGCTTGCCAAACATCTCGAGAAGCTTCCAGGAGTTGTTGTGCGGGTCAAACACCGAGACTTCGGCCGCGAATAG
- the sepF gene encoding cell division protein SepF, with the protein MANPLKKTMVYLGLADEETTYDAPAYAAAPQVAPVSAGRAQVTPLRRNTAKNQAASDMNEIVTVHPKQYSDAKVIAENFREGVPVIMNLSQMTETDARRLIDFASGLSQGLYGKIERVTSKVFLLSPAHVAVSGDAAAETAEVDTTFFGE; encoded by the coding sequence ATGGCCAATCCACTCAAGAAGACCATGGTCTATCTCGGTCTCGCTGATGAGGAGACGACCTACGACGCACCTGCATACGCTGCAGCACCTCAGGTAGCCCCTGTTTCCGCTGGTCGTGCTCAGGTAACCCCCCTTCGCCGTAACACCGCAAAGAACCAGGCAGCTAGCGACATGAATGAAATAGTCACCGTACACCCCAAGCAGTATTCAGATGCCAAGGTCATCGCTGAAAACTTCCGTGAAGGTGTTCCTGTCATCATGAACCTCTCACAGATGACTGAGACCGATGCTCGTCGACTGATTGACTTTGCTTCAGGTCTTTCTCAGGGTCTCTACGGCAAGATTGAACGTGTTACCAGCAAGGTATTCCTGCTCTCACCCGCACACGTTGCCGTGTCAGGTGATGCAGCAGCAGAAACTGCTGAAGTAGACACCACTTTCTTCGGCGAATAA
- a CDS encoding DivIVA domain-containing protein: MALLPEDVVNKRFQQTKFREGYDQDEVDDFLDEIVVELRRLGAENEDLRSKLEAAEARLEGGESAAPAKPVTTPAPVVVDDSSATASANDLLTLARRLHEEHVREGVEKRDALIAEGHETATRLVSEAEATVKSQLSALETDKAKLKGEIAELSSFEKEYREKLRSYISNQLVELDELNTAGTTPKN, from the coding sequence ATGGCATTATTGCCAGAAGACGTAGTAAACAAGCGGTTTCAACAGACCAAGTTCCGTGAAGGATATGACCAGGACGAGGTTGACGATTTTCTTGATGAAATCGTCGTTGAATTGCGCCGCCTGGGTGCTGAGAACGAAGACCTGCGTTCCAAGCTAGAGGCAGCAGAAGCTCGCCTCGAAGGCGGCGAATCAGCTGCTCCAGCAAAGCCCGTCACTACTCCTGCGCCCGTTGTTGTTGACGACTCCAGCGCAACCGCGAGTGCCAATGATCTTTTGACCCTTGCTCGCCGCCTCCACGAAGAACATGTGCGCGAGGGCGTTGAGAAGCGTGACGCACTTATTGCTGAAGGTCACGAAACTGCTACTCGTCTTGTTTCTGAGGCTGAAGCCACCGTGAAGTCGCAACTCTCAGCACTCGAGACAGATAAAGCCAAGCTCAAGGGTGAAATCGCTGAGCTATCCAGCTTCGAAAAGGAATACCGCGAGAAGCTTCGTAGCTACATCTCCAACCAGCTAGTAGAGCTTGACGAGCTCAACACAGCTGGAACCACTCCCAAGAACTAA
- the lspA gene encoding signal peptidase II, translating to MAVKRPVWAVLTLLGVCAVVVYLADQLSKFWVKNTLPEGVSNPVLGDFLQFYFVRNPGAAFSIASGSTWIFSILAAIVTIVIIVFARKIRSVAWAVVFGLLLGGTLGNLTDRLTQQNAEGVVEFGHGLVIDFIYTPWMMPAIYNIADISIVSSMCLLVILTFSGIHIDGTRETRKKNTNEPPIGSNPTVTLQGGLTGQGGPGNGGTGGAGGN from the coding sequence GTGGCGGTTAAGCGGCCTGTCTGGGCTGTTCTGACCCTGCTGGGCGTCTGCGCCGTTGTTGTCTACCTTGCAGATCAACTGAGTAAGTTCTGGGTTAAAAACACCCTGCCTGAAGGCGTGAGCAACCCTGTTCTGGGAGATTTCCTTCAGTTTTACTTTGTGAGAAACCCCGGGGCGGCTTTCTCGATTGCGTCGGGCAGTACCTGGATTTTTTCCATCCTTGCCGCCATTGTCACGATCGTCATCATTGTTTTTGCCCGCAAAATTAGATCCGTTGCGTGGGCAGTCGTATTTGGTCTTTTATTGGGTGGCACTCTCGGCAACCTGACTGACCGGCTAACCCAACAAAATGCCGAAGGTGTGGTCGAATTCGGGCATGGCCTGGTTATCGACTTTATCTACACACCCTGGATGATGCCTGCGATTTATAACATCGCAGACATTTCCATCGTTTCCAGCATGTGTTTGCTCGTCATCCTCACTTTCTCTGGAATTCACATCGATGGAACTCGGGAAACTCGCAAAAAGAACACAAACGAGCCACCCATTGGTTCAAATCCCACTGTCACGTTGCAGGGCGGTCTGACCGGCCAGGGTGGCCCTGGCAACGGCGGAACAGGTGGAGCTGGTGGAAACTAG
- a CDS encoding YggS family pyridoxal phosphate-dependent enzyme: protein MNTTLGERVALVNEGIADAAHAAGRNLDDITTIVVTKFHPAQLVRDLYDLGVRNVGENRHQEAEAKSAELAELDLTWHFIGQLQSNKARAVRKYAQVLHSVDRPSLVNALANAAMTPEGLPENNAVDVLDCFVQLNLTQDPGRGGVQPADVVELAELVAAQSSLNLLGVMAVAPLDEEPRVAFARVKAASERVQTVIPQASFISAGMSHDYAAAIAEGATHLRIGSAITGNRPVAG, encoded by the coding sequence GTGAATACGACGCTTGGCGAACGTGTAGCGCTCGTCAACGAGGGCATTGCTGATGCTGCACACGCAGCGGGGCGCAATCTTGACGACATCACCACGATTGTGGTGACAAAGTTTCATCCTGCGCAGTTAGTTCGTGATCTCTATGACCTAGGTGTGCGCAACGTCGGAGAAAACAGGCATCAAGAGGCAGAAGCTAAATCTGCGGAACTCGCTGAGTTGGATCTCACCTGGCACTTCATTGGCCAGCTTCAATCCAACAAAGCACGTGCTGTGCGTAAATATGCTCAGGTTCTCCATTCAGTTGATCGCCCAAGCCTGGTTAATGCTTTAGCGAACGCTGCAATGACTCCTGAGGGACTTCCCGAGAACAACGCGGTTGATGTATTGGATTGTTTCGTTCAACTCAATCTCACCCAAGACCCTGGCCGCGGGGGAGTTCAACCCGCAGATGTGGTTGAACTTGCTGAACTGGTTGCAGCTCAATCTAGTTTGAACTTATTAGGCGTCATGGCAGTTGCTCCGCTGGATGAAGAACCTCGCGTGGCTTTTGCTCGCGTAAAAGCAGCTTCAGAACGTGTCCAGACGGTTATCCCTCAAGCCAGCTTCATCTCAGCGGGCATGTCACATGACTATGCCGCGGCTATTGCTGAAGGTGCGACACACCTTCGAATTGGCTCGGCAATCACCGGGAACAGGCCTGTTGCCGGTTAA
- a CDS encoding RluA family pseudouridine synthase translates to METRSTPVPDGLDGVRVDAGLARLFGFSRTQAAEIAEAGGVEQNGVTLGKSDKLRAEATLTVSWEEKRGPEIVPMMVPDFSIVYDDDDIVVVDKPVGVAAHPAASWDGPTVLGALAASGFTISTSGAAERAGIVHRLDVGTSGLMVVAKSEKAYSALKHAFHDREVNKIYHAVVQGHPDPLAGTIDAPIGRHPRSDWKFAVTSDGKHAVTHYTTLEAFPFASLLEIKLETGRTHQIRVHMAAQRHPCVGDALYGADPTLSSRLGLTRQWLHAHKLGFTHPATGDYVEFVSPYPADLQHALDVLAAN, encoded by the coding sequence GTGGAAACTAGATCCACACCGGTTCCAGACGGTCTCGACGGAGTTCGCGTCGATGCAGGTCTTGCCAGACTCTTTGGTTTCTCACGAACCCAGGCAGCAGAGATTGCCGAAGCCGGGGGAGTGGAGCAAAACGGTGTCACGTTGGGTAAGTCAGACAAGCTTCGCGCAGAAGCAACCTTGACTGTCTCCTGGGAAGAAAAACGTGGACCAGAAATAGTCCCCATGATGGTTCCCGACTTCTCCATCGTCTATGACGATGACGACATTGTTGTTGTGGATAAGCCTGTCGGTGTTGCCGCACACCCTGCTGCAAGCTGGGATGGACCAACCGTCCTTGGAGCTCTTGCCGCTTCAGGCTTCACTATTTCCACTTCGGGTGCTGCTGAACGCGCAGGAATAGTCCACCGCCTCGATGTGGGAACGTCAGGTTTGATGGTTGTTGCAAAAAGCGAGAAAGCCTATAGCGCTCTCAAACACGCTTTTCATGACCGAGAAGTTAACAAGATCTATCACGCCGTCGTGCAGGGACATCCAGACCCATTGGCGGGAACAATTGATGCGCCTATCGGACGCCATCCTCGTTCGGACTGGAAGTTTGCCGTTACCAGTGATGGCAAACACGCAGTGACCCACTACACAACTTTGGAAGCATTCCCATTTGCTTCCCTGCTCGAAATCAAACTCGAAACCGGGAGAACTCATCAAATTCGTGTGCATATGGCTGCTCAGCGCCATCCATGCGTGGGGGATGCGTTATATGGGGCGGACCCCACGCTCAGCTCACGTTTAGGCCTCACTAGGCAATGGTTGCATGCCCACAAACTCGGCTTCACTCACCCAGCAACCGGTGACTACGTCGAGTTTGTTTCACCGTATCCAGCTGATCTACAGCATGCACTTGACGTGCTAGCAGCGAACTAA
- a CDS encoding superoxide dismutase codes for MANYTLPELDYDYSALAPHISATIMELHHSKHHKAYVDGANTALEKLAEAREKNDFANINKLQKDLAFHLGGHTNHSIFWKNLTPGSEERPTGELAAAIDEYFGSFDAFKAQFNAVALGLQGSGWAFLAWDALGKNLIIEQLYDQQGNIAAGTIPLLMLDMWEHAFYLDYKNVKGDYVTAFWNIINWADVSARFEAARKGASSVLLFS; via the coding sequence GTGGCTAACTACACACTGCCCGAACTGGATTATGACTATTCAGCTCTCGCACCACACATCAGTGCAACCATTATGGAGCTGCACCACAGCAAGCACCACAAGGCCTATGTTGATGGCGCCAACACTGCTCTCGAAAAGCTTGCCGAAGCACGTGAGAAGAACGACTTCGCGAACATCAACAAGCTCCAGAAGGACCTCGCATTCCACTTGGGTGGTCACACCAACCACTCCATTTTCTGGAAGAACCTCACTCCTGGCTCTGAGGAGCGCCCCACAGGCGAGCTAGCTGCTGCCATTGATGAGTACTTTGGTTCTTTTGATGCGTTTAAGGCTCAGTTCAACGCTGTAGCTCTTGGTCTTCAGGGTTCCGGTTGGGCATTCTTGGCTTGGGATGCACTGGGCAAGAACCTCATCATTGAGCAGCTGTACGACCAGCAGGGCAACATCGCAGCTGGAACTATTCCTTTGCTCATGCTTGACATGTGGGAGCACGCCTTCTATCTGGACTACAAGAACGTGAAGGGCGACTATGTCACAGCGTTCTGGAACATTATCAACTGGGCTGACGTTTCGGCGCGTTTTGAGGCCGCTCGCAAGGGTGCATCCAGCGTCCTGCTATTCTCTTAG
- a CDS encoding phosphoglycerate kinase, with the protein MALRTLSSLGSLAGKRVLVRCDLNVPLKDGVITDDGRIRASLPTLNALLDQGARVVVMSHLGRPDGSPEAKYSLEPAAIRLGELLGKPVAFATDTVGDSAKATVSALADGQIAVLENLRFNPGETSKDEAERGAFAAQLAELGDVLVSDGFGVVHRKQASVYDLAKLVPSAAGLLIETELDVLDRLTENPERPYTVVLGGSKVSDKLGVISHLLPRVDTILVGGGMVFTFLAAQGYKVGASLLEVDQLDTVRGYIADAEARGVKIILPTDIVMASKFGADAEHVVAAADALEDTPFGATGMGLDIGPETGNAFAELIKASKTVFWNGPAGVFEIPAFAEGTRAIAQALTEVDGLSVVGGGDSAAAVRILGFADDQFGHISTGGGASLEFLEGKRLPGLEVLGW; encoded by the coding sequence ATGGCACTTCGCACCCTCTCTTCACTAGGTTCGCTTGCTGGCAAGCGCGTTTTGGTCCGATGCGACCTCAACGTCCCACTGAAGGATGGTGTGATTACCGACGACGGTCGTATCCGTGCGTCGCTGCCAACATTGAACGCTCTACTCGATCAGGGCGCCCGTGTCGTGGTGATGAGCCACCTCGGGCGTCCTGACGGTTCACCCGAGGCAAAATACAGCCTCGAACCTGCCGCCATCCGTCTGGGCGAATTGCTCGGCAAGCCCGTCGCTTTTGCCACTGACACCGTCGGGGACTCTGCAAAGGCGACTGTTTCTGCTCTGGCTGATGGTCAGATTGCTGTCCTGGAGAACCTGCGTTTCAACCCAGGAGAGACCTCCAAGGATGAAGCTGAACGTGGCGCCTTCGCTGCTCAGCTTGCCGAGCTCGGTGACGTGCTCGTCTCGGATGGCTTCGGTGTTGTTCACCGTAAGCAGGCTTCGGTCTATGACCTGGCCAAGCTGGTTCCCAGCGCAGCAGGTTTGCTCATTGAGACCGAACTTGATGTGCTGGACCGCCTCACCGAAAATCCTGAGCGCCCCTACACGGTCGTACTTGGTGGTTCTAAGGTTTCTGACAAGCTCGGTGTCATTTCTCACCTCCTGCCACGCGTCGACACAATCCTGGTGGGCGGTGGCATGGTTTTCACCTTCCTCGCAGCTCAGGGATACAAGGTTGGTGCCAGCCTGCTCGAGGTTGACCAGCTGGACACTGTCCGCGGTTACATCGCAGATGCCGAAGCACGTGGAGTGAAGATTATTCTTCCGACCGACATCGTGATGGCCAGCAAGTTTGGTGCCGATGCAGAACACGTTGTTGCCGCTGCAGACGCACTCGAAGACACTCCCTTTGGTGCAACCGGCATGGGTCTCGACATTGGTCCGGAGACTGGCAATGCATTCGCCGAGCTGATCAAGGCTTCCAAGACGGTGTTCTGGAACGGCCCTGCAGGTGTGTTTGAAATTCCCGCCTTCGCTGAAGGCACCCGCGCAATTGCCCAGGCATTGACTGAGGTTGACGGCCTCAGCGTTGTTGGTGGTGGAGATTCTGCTGCTGCAGTGCGCATTCTTGGTTTCGCAGATGACCAGTTCGGTCACATTTCAACCGGTGGTGGAGCTAGCCTCGAATTCCTCGAGGGTAAGCGTCTACCTGGCCTGGAGGTCCTCGGATGGTAA
- a CDS encoding YggT family protein, producing MSVIGLVGLVLYYALLVFVFAMWGRLILDFIRAFKPGWRPPSFVLVLSGVIYTLTDPPMNLVRRWVKPVSFGAIALDFGWTVVMLAAIVAMYIAEYLMIL from the coding sequence ATGTCCGTTATTGGTCTCGTTGGATTAGTCCTGTATTACGCCCTCTTGGTGTTTGTTTTTGCCATGTGGGGAAGACTGATTCTCGACTTTATTCGTGCATTCAAGCCAGGATGGCGACCTCCCTCGTTCGTGCTTGTATTGAGTGGCGTCATCTATACCCTCACAGATCCACCCATGAATCTTGTTCGCCGATGGGTAAAACCTGTGAGCTTTGGTGCGATTGCGCTGGATTTTGGTTGGACAGTAGTGATGTTGGCGGCCATTGTCGCGATGTACATCGCCGAGTATCTGATGATTCTCTAG
- the whiA gene encoding DNA-binding protein WhiA, with amino-acid sequence MGLTENVKQELITVGAGKTSVRTAELATILRFAGGLHTISGRIAVEAELDSQELATRVRKDLAEIYGVRSEGRLTPSSGGKNAPSYLVRVLDGETLARQTGLLDARRRPIRGLPNKLTTGNLEDLSAIWRGAFLAAGSLTDPGRSAALEIVCPTNESAMALVGAANRLQFAAKAREVRGVHRVVIREDEAISAVLTIMGATETVKNWEELRQRREVRATANRLVNFDDANLRRSAQAAVAACARVERALELLGDEIPEHLKYAGELRLNYRDASLDELGHHADPPMTKDAVAGRIRRLLAMADKRAQELGVPGTESAVPEDIDA; translated from the coding sequence ATGGGCTTAACTGAAAACGTCAAGCAAGAACTCATCACTGTGGGGGCTGGAAAGACCAGTGTGCGCACTGCAGAATTGGCGACAATCCTGCGTTTTGCTGGGGGCTTACACACCATTTCAGGCCGAATTGCTGTCGAAGCTGAGTTGGACTCTCAGGAACTTGCAACGCGTGTTCGCAAAGATTTGGCTGAAATTTACGGTGTTCGTTCGGAAGGGCGCCTCACACCGAGCTCAGGTGGAAAGAATGCACCGAGCTACCTTGTTCGTGTGCTTGATGGGGAAACACTTGCTCGTCAAACAGGTTTGCTCGATGCACGTCGTCGCCCCATTCGTGGCCTTCCCAACAAACTCACCACGGGCAACTTAGAAGATCTTTCCGCGATTTGGCGTGGAGCTTTCCTCGCTGCTGGGTCCCTAACTGACCCAGGTCGCTCTGCCGCTCTTGAAATCGTTTGCCCAACCAACGAGTCTGCTATGGCCCTTGTTGGGGCTGCCAACCGCCTCCAGTTTGCGGCCAAAGCCCGTGAAGTGCGCGGAGTACACCGTGTTGTCATTCGCGAAGATGAGGCAATCTCGGCTGTGCTCACCATCATGGGTGCGACCGAAACTGTCAAGAACTGGGAAGAGTTGCGACAGCGCCGCGAGGTGCGTGCCACGGCCAATCGCCTCGTCAACTTCGACGATGCCAACCTGCGCCGTTCAGCGCAGGCCGCTGTTGCTGCCTGCGCCCGTGTGGAGCGTGCTTTAGAGCTTTTGGGGGATGAGATCCCTGAACACCTCAAGTATGCAGGTGAGCTCCGCTTGAACTACCGTGATGCAAGTTTGGATGAGCTGGGTCATCACGCAGATCCACCCATGACAAAAGATGCTGTTGCCGGACGTATTCGTCGACTGTTGGCGATGGCCGATAAACGAGCTCAAGAGTTGGGTGTTCCAGGAACTGAATCAGCTGTTCCTGAAGACATCGACGCCTAA
- the tpiA gene encoding triose-phosphate isomerase: MVNTRTPLIAGNWKMNLDHLQAIAFVQKLAWTLKDAGHKYTDVEVSVFPPFTDIRSVQNLVEADKLELAYGAQDVSMHDSGAYTGEIPGGFLKALGCSYVIIGHSERRQYHGETDEIVGNKVKAALKHGVVPVLCVGETEAELEEFGPSAVPVAQLKKALEGVSQDADIVIAYEPVWAIGTGKVATEEQAEAVCAAIRVALGEVLGEAAAQRTRILYGGSVKANNIAGFMRQPNIDGALVGGASLDVAEFSSIARFQKHVI, from the coding sequence ATGGTAAACACTCGTACCCCGCTCATCGCGGGCAACTGGAAGATGAACCTGGATCACCTCCAGGCGATTGCATTCGTTCAGAAGCTGGCATGGACTCTCAAGGACGCCGGACACAAGTACACCGACGTTGAAGTTTCCGTCTTCCCACCCTTCACTGATATTCGCTCGGTGCAGAACCTGGTTGAAGCAGACAAGCTCGAACTCGCCTATGGAGCTCAGGACGTGTCCATGCACGACTCCGGTGCATACACCGGCGAAATCCCTGGGGGATTCCTCAAGGCGCTGGGTTGCTCTTATGTCATCATTGGCCACTCTGAGCGTCGCCAGTACCACGGAGAAACTGATGAGATCGTGGGCAACAAAGTCAAGGCAGCACTCAAGCACGGCGTTGTCCCCGTCCTCTGCGTTGGTGAAACTGAAGCAGAACTCGAAGAGTTCGGCCCCTCTGCGGTACCTGTTGCTCAACTGAAGAAGGCACTTGAGGGTGTTTCTCAGGACGCTGACATCGTTATTGCCTACGAGCCTGTCTGGGCTATCGGTACCGGCAAGGTTGCAACCGAAGAGCAGGCTGAAGCAGTCTGTGCAGCAATCCGGGTTGCTCTTGGTGAAGTACTCGGTGAAGCTGCAGCACAGCGTACTCGAATTCTTTACGGTGGCTCGGTCAAAGCAAACAACATTGCCGGATTCATGCGGCAGCCCAACATTGATGGTGCACTCGTCGGTGGTGCAAGCCTTGACGTTGCTGAGTTCTCAAGCATTGCTCGATTCCAGAAGCACGTAATTTAG
- the gap gene encoding type I glyceraldehyde-3-phosphate dehydrogenase yields MTVKVGINGFGRIGRNYFRAALAQGADIEIVAVNDLTDTKVLAHLLKYDSVTGRLDAEVSHDAENIIVNGKKIKVLAERDPADLGWGKLGVDIVIESTGRFTDRANAEKHIAAGAKKVLISAPPTGNDIPTFVMGVNNEKYDAATDHVISNASCTTNCLAPLVQVFDKEFGIITGLMTTVHAYTADQNLQDGPHSDLRRARAAAINIVPSSTGAAKTIGKVLPELNGKLDGFALRVPVPTGSITDLTIQVEKPVTEDEVKAAFKAAAEGPLKGILKYTEDEIVSSDIVTDPHSSIFDAGLLRVLGNQVKISSWYDNEWGYSNRLVDLTEYVGAKL; encoded by the coding sequence GTGACTGTCAAAGTTGGAATCAACGGTTTCGGCCGTATTGGACGTAACTATTTCCGTGCTGCACTCGCACAGGGCGCAGACATCGAAATTGTTGCTGTCAACGACCTCACCGACACCAAGGTGCTCGCACACCTGTTGAAGTATGACTCGGTAACTGGTCGCCTGGATGCTGAAGTTTCTCACGACGCCGAGAACATCATCGTCAACGGCAAGAAGATCAAGGTTCTCGCAGAGCGCGACCCCGCAGACCTCGGCTGGGGCAAGCTTGGTGTTGACATCGTCATCGAATCCACCGGTCGCTTCACTGACCGCGCAAACGCAGAAAAGCACATTGCTGCTGGCGCCAAGAAGGTGCTCATCTCCGCACCTCCCACCGGCAATGACATCCCAACCTTTGTGATGGGTGTTAACAACGAGAAGTATGACGCGGCTACCGACCACGTCATTTCGAACGCATCTTGCACCACCAACTGCCTTGCACCACTCGTGCAGGTATTTGACAAAGAATTCGGCATCATCACTGGCCTGATGACCACTGTTCACGCATACACCGCTGACCAGAACCTTCAGGATGGCCCACACTCTGACCTGCGCCGCGCACGCGCCGCAGCGATCAACATCGTTCCTTCCTCCACTGGTGCTGCAAAGACCATCGGTAAGGTTCTGCCCGAGCTCAACGGCAAGCTCGACGGCTTCGCACTTCGCGTACCCGTACCTACCGGTTCGATCACTGACCTCACCATCCAGGTTGAGAAGCCAGTGACCGAAGATGAGGTCAAGGCTGCATTCAAGGCTGCTGCAGAGGGTCCCCTCAAGGGCATCCTGAAGTACACCGAGGACGAGATTGTTTCCAGCGACATCGTGACCGACCCACACTCGTCGATCTTCGACGCTGGTCTGCTGCGTGTTCTGGGCAACCAGGTCAAGATCTCCAGCTGGTACGACAACGAGTGGGGTTACTCCAACCGTCTGGTTGACCTGACTGAGTACGTCGGCGCCAAGCTCTAA
- the ftsZ gene encoding cell division protein FtsZ has protein sequence MSMNQNYLAVIKVVGVGGGGVNAVNRMIELGLKGVEFIAVNTDAQALLLSEADVKLDIGRELTRGLGAGADPEVGRKAAEDHAEEIEEALAGADMVFVTAGEGGGTGTGAAPVVAKIAKSIGALTIGVVTKPFGFEGKRRAAQADTGVAALRAEVDTLIVVPNDRLLEISDRSISVQEAFATADQVLLAGVQGITDLITTPGLINLDFADVKSVMQGAGSALMGIGSSRGADRAIKAAELAVASPLLEASIEGARGVLLSIQGGSNLGLFEINDAAALVGEAVHPEANIIFGAVIDDTLGDEVRVTVIAAGFDGGEPTHKPMPRRAFTSTDTGSVLPAGESIYAETPIVSSTTGVFADDELAAVMTTPATTSHVSVTPSYVDEDDDLDIPDFLK, from the coding sequence GTGTCAATGAATCAGAATTACCTCGCCGTCATCAAGGTGGTCGGCGTCGGTGGTGGCGGTGTCAACGCAGTAAACCGCATGATTGAGCTTGGCCTCAAGGGTGTTGAATTCATCGCAGTCAACACCGATGCTCAAGCACTTCTCCTCAGTGAAGCCGACGTCAAACTCGACATCGGCCGAGAACTGACCCGTGGCCTCGGCGCAGGTGCTGACCCCGAAGTTGGCCGTAAAGCCGCCGAAGATCACGCTGAGGAAATCGAGGAAGCGCTTGCTGGTGCTGACATGGTTTTCGTTACCGCAGGTGAAGGCGGTGGAACTGGTACAGGCGCTGCTCCAGTTGTCGCCAAGATTGCTAAGTCCATCGGTGCCCTGACCATCGGTGTCGTGACCAAGCCCTTCGGATTCGAAGGAAAGCGCCGTGCTGCACAAGCCGACACCGGTGTTGCTGCATTGCGCGCAGAGGTAGACACTCTCATCGTTGTTCCCAACGATCGCCTCCTCGAAATTAGCGATCGTAGTATCTCCGTTCAGGAAGCTTTTGCCACAGCAGATCAGGTTCTGCTTGCTGGTGTTCAAGGAATTACAGACCTCATCACCACCCCAGGTCTGATCAACCTCGACTTCGCAGACGTGAAGTCGGTAATGCAGGGCGCTGGATCTGCCCTGATGGGAATCGGCTCCTCACGCGGTGCAGACCGCGCGATCAAGGCAGCTGAGCTGGCCGTAGCCTCACCCCTGCTTGAGGCCAGCATTGAAGGAGCGCGTGGTGTGCTTCTGTCCATTCAGGGTGGATCCAACCTTGGTCTCTTCGAGATCAATGATGCTGCTGCACTGGTCGGCGAAGCCGTACACCCTGAGGCGAACATCATCTTCGGTGCTGTCATTGATGACACTCTCGGTGACGAAGTTCGTGTCACGGTTATCGCCGCTGGTTTTGATGGTGGGGAACCCACCCACAAGCCAATGCCTCGTCGTGCATTCACCTCGACGGACACTGGATCAGTCCTCCCAGCAGGTGAAAGCATCTACGCAGAGACCCCTATTGTTTCCTCAACAACAGGTGTCTTTGCTGATGATGAACTTGCCGCAGTGATGACCACTCCTGCGACAACCAGTCACGTCAGCGTCACTCCTTCCTACGTAGACGAGGATGACGACCTCGACATCCCCGACTTCCTGAAGTAG